One Cellulomonas soli DNA window includes the following coding sequences:
- a CDS encoding FUSC family protein, with the protein MNLTLTDSARVVADARVRQGWSRVRAAWFPILQAAVAGSIAFAIAHTLLGHAYPFFAPVSAWIALGFTSDRPLRRVAELSVGVALGVGLGDLVVHVIGSGWWQVAVVLFASAVIARFIDRGAMLTTQAGVQAIVIVGLPALGASGGPLGRWTDALVGGAVALAVAVLTPSDPRRRARAMARVGVEELAGVLRMLARGLVAMRPADVEDALVRGRASQPAFDEWLDTATGARDLARVSPAARRYRDELTALVQAAVLTDRAMRNARVLTRRALPLVEAGTQTAQQPAQQPTPRPTERPDGCDEPGVAHGSDVPGGVEADRVELGSTEHDLRAVAAAVVDVAAATDDLAGALATGRAPDRARSRLLAAAGRLDPFVLAPDDWQVQSLVLLQRSLVVDLLEIAGVSAREARDVLPPL; encoded by the coding sequence GTGAACCTCACGCTGACGGACTCGGCGCGGGTCGTCGCGGACGCGCGGGTCCGGCAGGGCTGGTCGCGCGTGCGCGCCGCGTGGTTCCCGATCCTGCAGGCGGCCGTCGCCGGGAGCATCGCGTTCGCGATCGCGCACACGCTCCTGGGGCACGCGTACCCGTTCTTCGCGCCCGTCAGCGCGTGGATCGCCCTGGGCTTCACCTCGGACCGCCCGCTGCGCAGGGTCGCCGAGCTGTCCGTCGGCGTGGCACTGGGCGTCGGGCTGGGTGACCTCGTGGTGCACGTCATCGGCTCGGGCTGGTGGCAGGTCGCCGTGGTGCTCTTCGCGTCGGCGGTGATCGCCCGGTTCATCGACCGCGGGGCGATGCTCACGACGCAGGCGGGCGTGCAGGCCATCGTCATCGTCGGGCTGCCGGCCCTCGGGGCCTCGGGCGGGCCGCTCGGGCGGTGGACCGACGCGCTCGTCGGTGGCGCCGTCGCGCTCGCGGTGGCGGTCCTGACGCCCAGCGACCCGCGGCGACGGGCCCGTGCGATGGCGCGGGTCGGCGTCGAGGAGCTGGCGGGGGTGCTGCGAATGCTCGCGCGCGGGCTCGTGGCGATGCGTCCGGCCGACGTGGAGGACGCGCTCGTGCGCGGGCGGGCGTCGCAGCCGGCCTTCGACGAGTGGCTCGACACGGCGACCGGGGCACGTGACCTGGCGCGCGTCTCGCCGGCTGCGCGGCGGTACCGGGACGAGCTCACCGCGCTGGTGCAGGCCGCGGTGCTCACCGACCGGGCGATGCGCAACGCGCGGGTGCTCACGCGCCGCGCGCTGCCGCTCGTGGAGGCGGGCACGCAGACCGCTCAGCAGCCCGCTCAGCAGCCCACTCCGCGGCCCACCGAGCGGCCCGACGGGTGCGACGAGCCCGGCGTGGCGCACGGCAGCGACGTGCCCGGTGGTGTCGAGGCGGACCGGGTCGAGCTGGGCAGCACCGAGCACGACCTGCGCGCCGTGGCCGCCGCCGTGGTGGACGTCGCCGCGGCGACCGACGACCTCGCCGGTGCGCTCGCGACCGGGCGGGCGCCCGACCGTGCGCGCTCTCGGCTGCTCGCGGCGGCCGGACGGCTCGACCCCTTCGTGCTGGCGCCGGACGACTGGCAGGTGCAGAGCCTGGTGCTGCTGCAGCGGTCCCTCGTCGTGGACCTGCTCGAGATCGCCGGGGTGTCCGCGCGTGAGGCGCGCGACGTGCTCCCGCCGCTGTAG
- a CDS encoding type II toxin-antitoxin system Phd/YefM family antitoxin produces MEVAVSALRAELKQWIEAAKAGEDVVITDRGVPVARLSGIESADLLTRLTRDGLLTAPDEPRPPAEPEQHGAQGAHGPGARQPNAVSGLVRRLRR; encoded by the coding sequence GTGGAGGTCGCGGTCAGCGCGTTGCGCGCGGAGCTCAAGCAGTGGATCGAGGCCGCCAAGGCCGGTGAGGACGTCGTGATCACCGACCGAGGGGTGCCCGTGGCGCGCCTGAGCGGCATCGAGTCGGCCGACCTGCTGACGCGGTTGACCCGCGACGGCCTGCTCACCGCACCCGACGAGCCCCGTCCGCCCGCCGAACCGGAGCAGCACGGCGCGCAGGGCGCCCACGGTCCGGGGGCCCGGCAGCCGAACGCGGTGTCCGGGCTCGTCCGCCGCCTGCGCCGCTGA
- a CDS encoding type II toxin-antitoxin system VapC family toxin, whose product MAIVYLDTSALLKLCVTEPGTDLSAALWDGADLVATSRLADSEVRATLASARRSGALEPEAARRALAAWERLWAGLHVVELHRGISASAAVLVGRHPLRSGDALHLASALTLRSPDLVVAVWDERLAAAARAEGLHVVP is encoded by the coding sequence ATGGCCATCGTCTACCTCGACACGAGCGCGCTGCTCAAGCTGTGCGTGACCGAGCCCGGCACCGACCTGAGCGCCGCCCTGTGGGACGGTGCCGACCTGGTGGCCACGTCCCGGCTGGCCGACAGCGAGGTGCGGGCCACCCTGGCCTCCGCCCGTCGCAGCGGTGCGCTGGAGCCCGAGGCTGCTCGGCGGGCCCTGGCCGCGTGGGAGCGGTTGTGGGCGGGCCTGCACGTCGTGGAGCTGCACCGGGGCATCAGTGCGAGCGCGGCCGTGCTCGTGGGTCGGCACCCGCTGCGCTCGGGGGACGCGTTGCACCTGGCCAGCGCGCTGACGCTGCGGTCGCCGGACCTCGTGGTGGCCGTGTGGGACGAGCGGCTGGCAGCGGCGGCGCGGGCCGAGGGGCTGCACGTCGTTCCCTGA
- a CDS encoding DUF2516 family protein has product MIANLQILMFLAFYLVIFGLSLWALVDLATRPSRAFVDGGKRTKQFWGLILGPAAAIAFMAIPAPLGLGFLSFLALGSAVASIVYLVDVRPAIAPYSRKKGPRGPSSRGGW; this is encoded by the coding sequence GTGATCGCCAACCTGCAGATCCTCATGTTCCTGGCCTTCTACCTGGTGATCTTCGGCCTGTCCCTGTGGGCGCTCGTCGATCTGGCCACGCGGCCGTCGCGCGCGTTCGTCGACGGCGGCAAGCGCACCAAGCAGTTCTGGGGGCTGATCCTCGGACCGGCAGCGGCGATCGCGTTCATGGCGATCCCGGCACCGCTCGGCCTCGGGTTCCTCTCGTTCCTCGCGCTGGGCAGCGCGGTCGCGTCGATCGTCTACCTGGTCGACGTGCGCCCGGCGATCGCCCCGTACTCGCGCAAGAAGGGCCCCCGCGGCCCGTCGTCGCGCGGCGGGTGGTGA
- a CDS encoding asparaginase — MRAEELAASDVGSRAVPLARVVRGGVVESVHAGHVVVLAPDGSVRFALGDPDVTIWARSSLKPLQAVAMLRSGLDVAGERLALVCASHNAEDGHLEVVRQLLADAGLAEDALQNTPDWPLDADAAWQRRADGYGRASLTQNCSGKHAGMVATCVAAGWPTATYLEPSHPLQVAVRGTIAELTGAPVEHVTVDGCGAPLFSTTLAGLARAFGALAGAGASGDLGPQGRVARAMAQHPWCVAGTGRDATAFMQAVPGLVAKDGADGVYAAGLPDGSAVAFKVADGSARPRPVVLAAALMAAGVDPALVGTVGRVPVLGHGEPVGDVVATFGPGAAVPDQAGGPDRSRP, encoded by the coding sequence GTGCGGGCCGAGGAGCTCGCTGCCTCGGACGTCGGGAGTCGTGCGGTCCCGCTCGCCCGGGTGGTCCGCGGCGGGGTCGTGGAGTCGGTGCACGCGGGCCACGTGGTGGTGCTGGCGCCCGACGGGTCGGTGCGGTTCGCGCTGGGCGACCCGGACGTGACGATCTGGGCGCGCTCGTCGCTCAAGCCGTTGCAGGCGGTGGCGATGCTGCGCAGCGGGCTCGACGTGGCCGGTGAACGGCTCGCCCTGGTGTGCGCGAGCCACAACGCCGAGGACGGGCACCTCGAGGTCGTGCGGCAGCTCCTCGCCGACGCCGGACTGGCGGAGGACGCGCTGCAGAACACCCCGGACTGGCCGCTGGACGCGGACGCGGCCTGGCAGCGTCGGGCCGACGGGTACGGGCGGGCGTCGCTCACGCAGAACTGCTCGGGCAAGCACGCCGGCATGGTCGCCACGTGCGTCGCCGCGGGCTGGCCGACGGCGACCTACCTCGAGCCGTCGCACCCGTTGCAGGTGGCCGTGCGCGGCACGATCGCCGAGCTGACGGGCGCGCCCGTCGAGCACGTGACGGTCGACGGGTGCGGTGCGCCGCTGTTCTCGACGACGCTCGCCGGGCTGGCGCGGGCGTTCGGCGCGCTCGCGGGTGCGGGTGCCTCGGGAGATCTCGGACCGCAGGGTCGGGTCGCGCGCGCCATGGCGCAGCACCCGTGGTGCGTGGCGGGCACGGGCCGCGACGCGACCGCGTTCATGCAGGCGGTGCCGGGCCTGGTGGCCAAGGACGGCGCGGACGGCGTGTACGCGGCAGGGCTGCCCGACGGGTCGGCTGTGGCGTTCAAGGTCGCCGACGGGTCCGCCCGGCCGCGGCCCGTCGTGCTCGCGGCGGCGCTCATGGCGGCGGGTGTCGACCCGGCGCTCGTCGGCACGGTCGGACGAGTACCCGTGCTCGGGCACGGGGAGCCGGTCGGTGACGTGGTCGCGACGTTCGGCCCTGGGGCTGCGGTCCCGGATCAGGCGGGCGGGCCCGACCGGAGCCGTCCGTGA
- the dtd gene encoding D-aminoacyl-tRNA deacylase: MRAVVQRVTRASVRVDGEVVGAIDRPGLVALVGVTPGDGPAQVELIARKIAELRILRDERCAVEVGAPVLVVSQFTLYADTRKGRRPTWNAAAPGSVAEPLVEQVVAALRARGLEVPTGRFGADMAVELVNDGPVTILLESVPGS; this comes from the coding sequence GTGAGGGCGGTCGTCCAGCGCGTCACGCGGGCCTCGGTGCGGGTCGACGGTGAGGTGGTCGGTGCGATCGACCGTCCCGGGCTGGTCGCACTCGTCGGTGTGACCCCGGGGGACGGGCCCGCGCAGGTCGAGCTGATCGCGCGCAAGATCGCCGAGCTGCGGATCCTGCGCGACGAGCGGTGCGCGGTCGAGGTGGGGGCGCCGGTGCTGGTGGTCAGCCAGTTCACGCTCTACGCCGACACGCGCAAGGGTCGGCGTCCGACGTGGAACGCGGCGGCGCCCGGGTCGGTGGCCGAACCGCTGGTCGAGCAGGTCGTGGCGGCGTTGCGGGCCCGGGGTCTGGAGGTCCCGACGGGGCGGTTCGGGGCCGACATGGCGGTCGAGCTGGTCAACGACGGACCCGTGACGATCCTGCTGGAGTCGGTCCCGGGCTCCTGA
- a CDS encoding alpha/beta hydrolase family protein, which translates to MTSAHASVGPVPRVAGLLLTPGAGADREHRTLLAVEHAVAPLPVRRVDFPYRTAGRRLPDRAPVAVAHVCAEAEAFAEELGVGTDRLVLGGRSYGGRMCSMAVAEGLPAAGLVLLSYPLHPPGKPGTLRVAHLPEVHVPVLAVSGEHDPFGTPEELALHLGTLGGPLTTVLVPGGHQPDGDAAVAAAVRDWLTTLG; encoded by the coding sequence GTGACCAGCGCGCACGCCTCCGTCGGACCCGTCCCCCGCGTGGCCGGCCTGCTGCTCACGCCCGGTGCCGGCGCGGACCGCGAGCACCGCACGCTGCTGGCCGTCGAGCACGCGGTGGCGCCGCTGCCCGTGCGTCGCGTCGACTTCCCGTACCGGACCGCCGGGCGTCGGCTGCCCGACCGCGCACCCGTGGCCGTCGCCCACGTCTGCGCGGAGGCCGAGGCGTTCGCCGAGGAGCTCGGTGTCGGCACCGACCGCCTCGTGCTGGGCGGTCGCTCGTACGGCGGCCGCATGTGCTCGATGGCCGTCGCCGAGGGGCTGCCCGCGGCCGGCCTGGTGCTGCTGTCGTACCCGCTGCACCCGCCGGGCAAGCCCGGCACCCTGCGGGTCGCCCACCTCCCGGAGGTGCACGTCCCCGTGCTCGCGGTGTCCGGGGAGCACGACCCGTTCGGCACCCCCGAGGAGCTCGCCCTGCACCTGGGCACGCTCGGCGGCCCGCTCACCACCGTGCTCGTCCCCGGTGGGCACCAGCCCGACGGCGACGCGGCCGTCGCGGCAGCCGTCCGCGACTGGCTGACGACGCTGGGCTGA
- a CDS encoding macro domain-containing protein: MRIEAVQGDITEQDVDVVVNAANLTLLGGGGVDGAIHAAAGPKLLEACQALRAQERFADGLTVGDAVATPGFDLQARWVVHTVGPNRHAGQVSTTALASCFGRSLEIAVELGARSIAFPAVGAGAYGWDVADVAGVAAGVVKGWAACAQNGVLEGQTQPSGLELVRFVLSGPAALAAFERALA; the protein is encoded by the coding sequence ATGCGGATCGAAGCCGTCCAGGGGGACATCACCGAGCAGGACGTCGACGTCGTGGTCAACGCGGCCAACCTCACGCTCCTCGGCGGTGGCGGGGTCGACGGGGCCATCCACGCGGCGGCGGGGCCGAAGCTGCTCGAGGCGTGCCAGGCCCTGCGCGCCCAGGAGCGGTTCGCCGACGGCCTGACGGTCGGCGACGCGGTCGCCACGCCGGGCTTCGACCTGCAGGCCCGGTGGGTCGTGCACACCGTGGGCCCGAACCGGCACGCGGGGCAGGTGAGCACGACCGCGCTCGCCTCGTGCTTCGGACGGTCGCTGGAGATCGCCGTCGAGCTCGGCGCGCGCAGCATCGCGTTCCCGGCCGTCGGTGCCGGGGCGTACGGCTGGGACGTCGCCGACGTGGCGGGCGTCGCGGCCGGTGTCGTGAAGGGGTGGGCGGCCTGCGCGCAGAACGGCGTGCTGGAGGGCCAGACCCAGCCGTCGGGGCTCGAGCTCGTGCGGTTCGTGCTCTCCGGGCCGGCCGCGCTCGCGGCCTTCGAGCGGGCGCTCGCCTGA
- a CDS encoding GNAT family N-acetyltransferase encodes MSAPTPPRDSSDDAGTPRRIPDVIETLTPGDVPAAARVLADALAEDPGYTYLFPSAARRARELDALYRMTLSDAVRHGTVFATRHAGDVTGVVAVYPPGAYPMDARRWWRQSWRLVRLALHAREHSRALARFGDLTSEGVPGDAWYVEAVGVRPDLQRQGRGKALFEAVHGTIDGSGAAAYLETTKPENVGYYRALGYDPVRDRVPLAAGEGPWIVPMQRA; translated from the coding sequence ATGTCCGCACCGACGCCGCCCCGTGACTCCTCCGACGATGCCGGGACGCCCCGCCGGATCCCCGACGTGATCGAGACCCTGACGCCCGGTGATGTCCCGGCGGCGGCGCGGGTGCTGGCCGACGCGCTCGCCGAGGACCCCGGGTACACGTACCTGTTCCCGTCGGCCGCGCGCCGGGCACGCGAGCTGGACGCGCTGTACCGGATGACCCTGTCGGACGCCGTGCGTCACGGCACGGTGTTCGCGACCCGGCACGCCGGGGACGTGACCGGGGTCGTGGCCGTGTACCCGCCGGGGGCGTACCCGATGGACGCGCGGCGCTGGTGGCGGCAGTCGTGGCGTCTGGTGCGGCTGGCGCTGCACGCCCGCGAGCACAGCCGGGCGCTGGCCCGGTTCGGGGACCTGACCTCGGAGGGCGTGCCGGGTGACGCCTGGTACGTCGAGGCCGTGGGCGTCCGGCCGGACCTGCAGCGTCAGGGTCGCGGCAAGGCGTTGTTCGAGGCGGTCCACGGCACGATCGACGGTTCGGGCGCCGCGGCGTACCTGGAGACGACGAAGCCGGAGAACGTCGGCTACTACCGGGCGCTCGGCTACGACCCCGTGCGCGACCGGGTGCCGCTGGCGGCCGGCGAGGGTCCGTGGATCGTGCCGATGCAGCGGGCCTGA
- a CDS encoding SDR family NAD(P)-dependent oxidoreductase has product MTGASAGFGVEFARRFAARGHDVVLVARRREPMQRLADELTAEHGVSAHVVPLDLTQADAGDRLLAEVVALDVDVRALVNNAGFGTYGAFAEADQARIAQEIALNVTAVTLLSRLFLPGLLAAGDGVLVNVASTAAYQPGPYLAVYAATKAYVRSLTEAIWQETRGTGLKVLALAPGPTETEFFEAAGSEKFKVGQMLSVPAVVDVAFRALDRRDTPPSVVAGHRNKVTAVAAGLMPRRFTLAVAGRLTGE; this is encoded by the coding sequence ATTACCGGGGCGAGCGCCGGCTTCGGCGTGGAGTTCGCCCGCCGGTTCGCCGCGCGCGGGCACGACGTGGTGCTCGTCGCCCGTCGCCGTGAGCCCATGCAGCGGCTCGCCGACGAGCTGACGGCCGAGCACGGGGTGTCCGCGCACGTCGTCCCGCTCGACCTCACGCAGGCCGACGCGGGCGACCGGCTGCTCGCCGAGGTCGTCGCGCTCGACGTGGACGTGCGCGCCCTGGTCAACAACGCCGGCTTCGGCACCTACGGGGCGTTCGCCGAGGCCGACCAGGCGCGCATCGCCCAGGAGATCGCCCTCAACGTGACCGCGGTGACGCTGCTCTCGCGGCTGTTCCTGCCCGGTCTGCTCGCGGCCGGGGACGGCGTCCTCGTGAACGTGGCCAGCACGGCCGCCTACCAGCCGGGGCCGTACCTGGCCGTGTACGCGGCGACCAAGGCGTACGTCCGCTCGCTCACCGAGGCCATCTGGCAGGAGACGCGCGGCACCGGGCTCAAGGTGCTCGCGCTGGCCCCCGGGCCCACCGAGACCGAGTTCTTCGAGGCGGCGGGGTCCGAGAAGTTCAAGGTCGGGCAGATGCTCTCGGTCCCGGCCGTGGTCGACGTGGCCTTCCGCGCGCTCGACCGGCGCGACACCCCGCCGTCGGTGGTCGCCGGGCATCGGAACAAGGTCACGGCCGTCGCGGCGGGTCTCATGCCGCGCCGGTTCACGCTCGCCGTCGCCGGTCGGCTCACGGGGGAGTGA
- a CDS encoding TetR/AcrR family transcriptional regulator — translation MTRMPVAERRRALVDAAVRVIAREGVAGATTRAVVAEAGMKLASLHYAFASREELLEAVIADVTEQERRAAEDGLLPLGEPADPAPTMAEVVRAGLDRFVDLLVEDPLRERALLELTLYALRTPGQEAALATQYAIYHRSAAATLETAARATRSRWLVPLPDAARLLVTLTDGLTTTWLADRDTAAARATVAFAARALAALAVPLDPSTSPAPGAGTHEPEHEEHRAC, via the coding sequence ATGACCCGCATGCCCGTCGCCGAGCGCCGCCGCGCGCTGGTCGACGCCGCCGTGCGGGTCATCGCCCGCGAAGGCGTCGCCGGGGCCACGACCCGGGCCGTCGTCGCCGAGGCGGGCATGAAGCTGGCGAGCCTGCACTACGCGTTCGCCTCCCGCGAGGAGCTGCTCGAGGCCGTGATCGCCGACGTCACCGAGCAGGAGCGGCGCGCCGCCGAGGACGGGCTGCTGCCGCTCGGCGAGCCGGCCGACCCGGCACCGACCATGGCCGAGGTCGTGCGGGCAGGGCTCGACCGGTTCGTCGACCTGCTCGTCGAGGACCCGCTGCGCGAGCGCGCGCTGCTCGAGCTCACGCTGTACGCGCTGCGCACCCCCGGTCAGGAGGCCGCGCTCGCCACGCAGTACGCGATCTACCACCGGTCGGCCGCCGCCACGCTCGAGACGGCCGCCCGGGCCACCCGGTCACGATGGCTCGTGCCGCTGCCCGACGCCGCCCGGCTGCTCGTCACGCTCACCGACGGGCTGACCACCACCTGGCTGGCCGACCGGGACACGGCCGCGGCGCGCGCCACGGTGGCCTTCGCCGCCCGGGCGCTGGCCGCGCTCGCCGTCCCGCTCGACCCCAGCACCTCACCGGCGCCCGGCGCCGGGACCCACGAGCCCGAGCACGAGGAGCACCGCGCATGCTGA
- a CDS encoding aminotransferase class III-fold pyridoxal phosphate-dependent enzyme, whose translation MTATTVTPPYTYTKSREAFDRAFRVIPSGIYGHQGPSEGCYIPQTAFPLFSSRAQGTRFWDLDDNEYIDYMCGYGPNVLGYRDPDVDAAAQAQAKIEDVVTIPSAVMVDFAELLVDTVASADWAFFAKNGGDTTTLAVLTARAATRRKKIVFFDGFYHGVAPWTQKLDYPGILEEDVAHNLYAPWNDLAALERLFSEHRGQIAGLIAQPYMHGNFVDNQLPAEGYWAGVRKLCDDHGVVLIVDDVRAGFRLDLAGSDHYFGFEADLICFCKALANGYNVSALCGKESLKDVVSSLSYTGSYWMSAVPFAAGIASITKLKQLDGPALFERLGTELTTGLVSAASDHGLHLVASGAPALFYLRLADDDSLMLHQEWVAECVQRGVFLTSHHNHFINASLTSADIARTVEVAHEAFGIVKARHPELG comes from the coding sequence ATGACCGCGACCACCGTCACCCCGCCGTACACGTACACCAAGAGCCGCGAGGCGTTCGACCGGGCGTTCCGCGTCATCCCGTCGGGCATCTACGGCCACCAGGGACCGTCGGAAGGCTGCTACATCCCGCAGACGGCCTTCCCGCTGTTCTCCTCGCGCGCGCAGGGGACCCGGTTCTGGGACCTCGACGACAACGAGTACATCGACTACATGTGCGGCTACGGGCCCAACGTGCTCGGCTACCGCGACCCCGACGTCGACGCCGCCGCGCAGGCGCAGGCGAAGATCGAGGACGTCGTCACGATCCCGTCGGCCGTGATGGTCGACTTCGCCGAGCTGCTGGTGGACACCGTGGCGAGCGCCGACTGGGCGTTCTTCGCCAAGAACGGCGGCGACACCACCACGCTGGCCGTGCTCACCGCCCGGGCGGCGACCCGGCGCAAGAAGATCGTCTTCTTCGACGGGTTCTACCACGGGGTCGCGCCGTGGACGCAGAAGCTCGACTACCCCGGGATCCTCGAGGAGGACGTCGCGCACAACCTGTACGCGCCGTGGAACGACCTCGCGGCGCTCGAGCGGCTGTTCTCCGAGCACCGCGGCCAGATCGCCGGGCTCATCGCACAGCCGTACATGCACGGCAACTTCGTCGACAACCAGCTGCCCGCAGAGGGCTACTGGGCGGGCGTGCGCAAGCTGTGCGACGACCACGGCGTCGTGCTGATCGTCGACGACGTGCGGGCCGGATTCCGGCTCGACCTGGCCGGCTCGGACCACTACTTCGGGTTCGAGGCCGACCTCATCTGCTTCTGCAAGGCCCTCGCCAACGGCTACAACGTCTCGGCGCTGTGCGGCAAGGAGTCGCTCAAGGACGTCGTCTCGAGCCTGTCGTACACCGGCTCGTACTGGATGAGCGCGGTGCCGTTCGCGGCCGGGATCGCCTCGATCACCAAGCTCAAGCAGCTCGACGGGCCGGCGCTGTTCGAGCGGCTCGGCACCGAGCTGACCACCGGGCTCGTCTCGGCGGCCTCCGACCACGGGCTGCACCTGGTCGCCTCCGGGGCACCCGCGCTGTTCTACCTGCGCCTGGCCGACGACGACTCGCTCATGCTGCACCAGGAGTGGGTCGCCGAGTGCGTGCAGCGCGGGGTGTTCCTGACCTCGCACCACAACCACTTCATCAACGCCTCGCTGACCTCGGCGGACATCGCCCGGACCGTCGAGGTCGCCCACGAGGCGTTCGGGATCGTCAAGGCCCGGCACCCCGAGCTCGGCTGA
- a CDS encoding MFS transporter, with the protein MTSTDAPLDPAPTGPNPGGPNLTGRVPTGPLDARRARIAVGAAYAAQGFGYATVVTALPALKDRQGIDDTQVSLLVLLVCLAAAGGSVLAERLATRRGSRTAVVLGLAAQAVAVLLVAVSAAPAVLVGGFAVYGVGLGMVDAAAGIQGVLVQHRLGRSVMSSFFASYTAAAIVAALAMSALAGGSSAATWALAAAGVVLAGVSIGSRGSLVAPAPDEPEVPGGDPALGDGAVGDGVLGDGAVREAAPRTPLPRRGIWVFGGVVLVAFVADSAVSTWSSIYLDDVLRASAAVVPLGYAAYQAAILATRLVGDRWVHRSGRVRVAAVAAVVGAVGFLPVALVPLPAVAIVGFALVGVGVGALVPLAFSAAGELAPDRVDEVVARVNLFNYAGAVLGAVVVGLLSDGTGLAVAFLLPFVLMAPVAGHARRFAPVAAAVPVPALTPDPEPRVGPVPVRSGELAE; encoded by the coding sequence ATGACCAGCACGGACGCACCGCTCGACCCGGCCCCGACGGGCCCGAACCCCGGGGGCCCGAACCTCACGGGTCGGGTCCCGACGGGTCCGCTGGACGCCCGCCGGGCCCGCATCGCGGTCGGTGCCGCGTACGCCGCCCAGGGATTCGGCTACGCGACGGTCGTCACCGCCCTGCCCGCCCTCAAGGACCGGCAGGGCATCGACGACACCCAGGTCTCCCTGCTCGTCCTGCTCGTCTGCCTGGCGGCGGCGGGCGGGTCGGTGCTCGCCGAGCGGCTCGCGACCCGTCGGGGGAGCCGGACGGCCGTCGTGCTCGGGCTGGCGGCGCAGGCGGTGGCCGTGCTGCTCGTCGCGGTCAGCGCGGCACCGGCCGTGCTCGTCGGCGGGTTCGCGGTGTACGGGGTCGGGCTCGGCATGGTGGACGCGGCCGCGGGCATCCAGGGGGTGCTCGTGCAGCACCGGCTCGGCCGGTCGGTGATGTCCTCGTTCTTCGCGAGCTACACGGCTGCGGCGATCGTCGCGGCGCTCGCGATGTCGGCGCTCGCGGGCGGCTCGTCGGCGGCGACGTGGGCGCTCGCGGCGGCCGGTGTGGTGCTCGCCGGGGTGTCGATCGGCAGCAGGGGGTCGCTGGTCGCGCCGGCGCCGGACGAGCCGGAGGTGCCGGGCGGTGACCCGGCGCTCGGTGACGGGGCGGTCGGTGACGGGGTGCTCGGTGACGGTGCGGTCCGAGAGGCAGCGCCGCGCACGCCGTTGCCGCGTCGCGGCATCTGGGTGTTCGGCGGCGTGGTGCTGGTCGCGTTCGTCGCGGACTCGGCGGTGAGCACGTGGAGCTCGATCTACCTCGACGACGTGCTGCGGGCCTCGGCGGCCGTGGTGCCGCTCGGGTACGCGGCGTACCAGGCGGCGATCCTGGCCACCCGGCTCGTCGGTGACCGATGGGTGCACCGGTCCGGGCGGGTGCGGGTCGCGGCGGTCGCGGCCGTGGTCGGTGCGGTCGGCTTCCTGCCGGTCGCGCTGGTGCCGCTGCCCGCGGTCGCGATCGTCGGGTTCGCGCTGGTCGGCGTGGGGGTGGGGGCGCTGGTGCCGCTCGCGTTCTCGGCCGCGGGGGAGCTGGCGCCGGACCGGGTCGACGAGGTCGTCGCACGGGTCAACCTGTTCAACTACGCCGGTGCGGTGCTCGGGGCGGTCGTCGTCGGTCTGCTGTCGGACGGGACGGGCCTGGCGGTGGCCTTCCTGCTGCCGTTCGTGCTGATGGCGCCGGTGGCCGGGCACGCGCGCCGGTTCGCACCCGTGGCGGCCGCCGTGCCGGTCCCCGCGCTCACCCCGGACCCGGAGCCGCGGGTCGGGCCCGTGCCGGTCCGCTCAGGCGAGCTCGCCGAGTAG
- a CDS encoding SIR2 family NAD-dependent protein deacylase — translation MPHHDHPTLTVTALTGAGISTGSGIPDFRGPQGTWTLHPEQAALLEIGPYMADADVRRRGWAAWADSPVWHAHPGPAHRALVALEEAGALGAVLTQNFDGLHQRAGSAADRVVELHGTLATTSCLRCGARSATPDVLARLPHEPDPHCTCGGVLKPDVVYFGERLDDLAVERAVASVTDADVLLAIGTTLTVQPVASLAAIAVEHGTRLVVVNADPTPYDRLAEEIVREPIEQALPALVERLLGELA, via the coding sequence GTGCCGCACCACGACCACCCGACCCTGACCGTCACCGCGCTGACCGGCGCGGGCATCTCCACCGGCTCGGGCATCCCCGACTTCCGCGGACCGCAAGGCACCTGGACCCTGCACCCCGAGCAGGCCGCCCTGCTCGAGATCGGGCCGTACATGGCCGACGCCGACGTGCGCCGACGCGGCTGGGCCGCCTGGGCCGACAGCCCCGTGTGGCACGCGCACCCCGGACCCGCGCACCGCGCGCTCGTCGCCCTCGAGGAGGCCGGCGCGCTCGGCGCGGTGCTCACGCAGAACTTCGACGGCCTGCACCAGCGCGCGGGGTCCGCCGCCGACCGCGTCGTCGAGCTGCACGGCACGCTCGCCACGACCTCGTGCCTGCGCTGCGGCGCCCGGTCCGCGACACCCGACGTGCTCGCCCGCCTGCCGCACGAACCCGACCCGCACTGCACGTGCGGCGGCGTGCTCAAGCCGGACGTCGTCTACTTCGGCGAACGGCTCGACGACCTGGCCGTCGAACGGGCCGTGGCCTCCGTGACCGACGCCGACGTGCTGCTGGCGATCGGCACCACGCTCACCGTGCAGCCCGTCGCCAGCCTGGCGGCCATCGCCGTCGAGCACGGGACCCGGCTCGTGGTCGTCAACGCCGACCCGACACCGTACGACCGGCTCGCCGAGGAGATCGTGCGCGAGCCCATCGAGCAGGCGCTGCCCGCCCTCGTCGAGCGGCTACTCGGCGAGCTCGCCTGA